The Miscanthus floridulus cultivar M001 chromosome 17, ASM1932011v1, whole genome shotgun sequence genome has a window encoding:
- the LOC136515720 gene encoding uncharacterized mitochondrial protein AtMg00810-like has product MYTRGKGGGGLIVGVYVDDLIITGGDTGAVAKFKAQMKSTFRMSDLGALSYYLGLEVTQGAVGITLRQGAYATKILEKAGMTDCNPCATPMELKLKLLKEGTTPSVDATEYRSIIGSLRYLCNSRPDLAYAVGYLSRFMEAPRQEHMAAVKRVLRYVAGTMHWGGSLPPWTEEGSYADAAGILR; this is encoded by the coding sequence atgtacacccgtggAAAAGGAGGAGGAGGCCTGATTGTTGGCGTGTACGTCGACGACTTAATCATAACCGGTGGTGATACAGGTGCGGTGGCCAAGTTCAAGGCGCAGATGAAGAGCACTTTCCGCATGAGCGACCTCGgagcactctcctactacctcggcctGGAGGTCACGCAGGGGGCTGTCGGGATCACTCTCCGGCAAGGTGCCTATGCCACCAAGATCTTGGAGAAGGCGGGGATGACTGATTGCAATCCTTGCGCCACGCCCATGGAGTTGAAGCTCAAGCTGCTCAAAGAGGGCACAACGCCGAGTGTGGATGCCACTGAGTATCGCAGCATCATTGGGAGCCTCAGGTATCTGTGCAATTCCAGACCTGATCTGGCGTACGCCGTGGGCTACCTGAGCAGGTTCATGGAGGCACCACGTCAAGAGCACATGGCTGCTGTGAAGCGTGTCCTCCGCTATGTGGCGGGCACAATGCACTGGGGGGGTTCATTACCACCCTGGACAGAAGAAGGAAGCTACGCCGACGCTGCTGGGATACTCCGATAG